The genomic stretch CCAGCCGCCTTTCCACAACACGGTTAGCGCGCCGTAGAGCAGGCCGCAGGAAATGCCCGTATACAGCACATACCAAATCATCGTTTGCCGCCGCGGCAAAGTTTGCCGATTCCCCACTGCCCGCTCCTTGATTTCACCAAAGGCACACAGGCTACCTGAAAGCGCCACATACGTAAACCGGGCATTTTCAGGTAGCCTTATCGTGAAGCTAGACAATCTGTGCCGGCTGGCACACAATCCCAGCCTTCAACCATCTTGCCAAACAAAGGAGCACCATGAACCACACCAACGCCACCATTCTGCAAACCCTGCCCGTTGGCCAAAAAGTCGGCATAGCCTTTTCCGGCGGGCTCGACACCTCCGCCGCCCTCCTGTGGATGAAACTCAAAGGCGCGCTGCCTTACGCCTACACCGCCAACCTCGGCCAGCCCGACGAAGACGACTACAACGCCATTCCCCAAAAAGCCATGGAATACGGCGCGCAAAACGCCCGCTTAATCGACTGCCGCGCCCAGCTCGCGCACGAAGGCATCGCCGCCATCCAATGCGGCGCGTTCCATGTGTCCACCGGCGGCGTGCCCTATTTCAACACCACCCCGCTCGGCCGCGCCGTAACCGGCACCATGCTCGTTTCCGCCATGAAAGAAGACGACGTAAATATCTGGGGCGACGGCAGCACCTACAAAGGCAACGACATCGAACGCTTCTACCGCTACGGCCTGCTCACCAATCCCGCACTGAAAATCTACAAACCCTGGCTCGACCAGCAATTTATCGACGAGCTCGGCGGCCGCCACGAAATGAGCGAATTTCTGATTGCCAACGGCTTCCAATACAAAATGTCGGTTGAGAAAGCCTATTCCACCGACTCCAATATGCTCGGCGCGACGCATGAAGCCAAAGATTTGGAATTCCTCAACAGCGGCATCAAAATCGTCAAACCCATCATGGGAGTTGCCTTCTGGGACGAAAGCGTCGAAGTCAAACCCGAAGAAGTCAGCGTGCGCTTTGAAGAAGGCGTGCCGGTAGCCTTGAACGGCCAAACCTTTGCCGACGCGGTGGAACTCTTCCTCGAAGCCAACCGCATCGGCGGCCGCCACGGCCTCGGCATGAGCGACCAAATCGAAAACCGCATCATCGAAGCCAAATCGCGCGGCATCTACGAAGCCCCGGGCATGGCGCTGCTGCACATTGCCTACGAGCGCCTGCTCACCGGCATCCACAACGAAGACACCATCGAGCAATACCGCATCAACGGCCTGCGCCTCGGCCGCCTGCTCTATCAAGGCCGCTGGTTCGACAGCCAAGCCCTGATGCTGCGCGAAACCGCCCAACGCTGGGTGGCCAAAGCCATCACCGGCGAAGTAACGCTCGAATTGCGCCGCGGCAACGACTATTCGATTCTGAACACCGAATCGCCCAATCTCACCTACGCGCCCGAACGCCTGAGCATGGAAAAGGTGGAAAACGCCGCCTTCACCCCGCTCGACCGCATCGGCCAGCTCACCATGCGCAACCTCGACATTACCGACACCCGCGCCAAACTCGGCATCTACGCCGACAGCGGCCTGCTCTCGCTGGGCGAAGGCTCGGTGTTGCCGAAACTGGGCAGCGGCAAGTAAGCCAAAGCCGCAGCAAATAAAAGGCTACCTGAAAAACCATATTCGGTTTTCAGGTAGCCTTTTGCCGATACCCAATATCAATCTTGGCCGTATACGCCGTAATCGTAGCCGGCACAGAACGCGGTGCCGTTTTTAGTGCGAACGGTTGAATAGAAACATCTGTCTTGGCGGTCTTTGCCATGCACTGTTTCGCAAGCCTGCATGGCTTGGCGTGCTGCCACTCGGTCGTTTTTGTTCACGCCGATGAAGAAATCAGCGTTGGAACGCGGGTGGTTGGTGGCACCCACCACCACGGCGCAGGAGTTGCTCAATGTTTTGATAACCCTGCAATTGGAAGTGCGGCATTGCTTGAGTGCCTCTTCCACCGCCCGCTGCTCGGTACTAAAACCGCCAGCCCACATCATTTGGTTGCTGCCGAAATCGTTAGCGATGGCCATGTAAAACGGCGTGCGGCGCAGTTCCGCGATTTCGGCTTGCACCTCCGCCTCACGCTGCTCCCAGGCGCGTATTTCGGCGGCGGTGGGGCCGGAGTAGGTTGGCTGTTGCCGTACGGCATTGCGCTCGCGCTGTATCCGATCTGCTTCCGACTGCATGATGCCATTAAAGTTGTGCCATTGCTGCGAGCCAACCGGATAGGGGTTGGCATATGCCAAGCCCGCACTGCCCAATAGCACTGCCGCCAATACGCCCGCTGCCGTGTTCATCATTGATTGCTTCATCTTGCCGCTCCTGTTTGGAAAGGGGAATAAGGGTATTGCCGATGATCGGATTGTAACAAAAAACAAAATATTGTAAATCGTCTGCCATTGCTGAAAGGCTACCTGAAACCCATGTTTCGGTTTTAACTTCGTTGAGGCTTACGCTTTCAGGTAGCCTTTTTCAGCCAGCCTTTCGCACGCCGTCCGTTTGGTTGCCAGTTTGAGGTAAACGCGGTGGCGTGTGTGGCTGGATCAGGCCGCATCTGGGCATGCTGTTTTAACTTCGTTGAAACTCATGCTTTCAGGTAGCCTCCCGCTGCCTGCCCATGCGCTATAATGCCGCATCTTCAATCGTTCTGCCTGATGTCATGCCGCGCCGCCCGCCTTTCCAGCCCGATAAATCCCTCAGCCGCCCCGAGCGCGTATTGCTGGTGGGTGTGATGCTGGCCGACAGTTTCTCCGGCAGCAACGAGCAGCGCACCCGTGCTTTCCAAAACGTGTTGGACGAAGCCGCCGAGCTGGTGCACGCCGGCGGCGGGGAGTTGGTGCACGTTTCCACCGCCCGCCGCGACCGCCCCAGCGGCGCCTTGTTTGTGGGTAGCGGCAAAGCCGAGGAACTGGCAGCGGAAGTGCAGGCGCACAATATCGAATTGGCCGTGTTCAACCACGAGCTCACGCCCACGCAGGAGCGCAACCTCGAAGAGAAGCTGCAATGCCGCGTGCTCGACCGCGTGGGGCTGATTCTCGCCATTTTCGCCCAACGCGCGCAAAGCCAGGAAGGCCGCCTGCAAGTGGAGCTGGCGCAGCTCACCCACCTCTCCGGCCGCCTGGTGCGCGGCTACGGCCACCTGCAAAGCCAAAAAGGTGGCATCGGCCTCAAAGGCCCGGGCGAAACCCAGCTTGAAACCGACCGCCGCCTGATTGCCCAAAAAATCACCACCCTGAAAAAACGCCTTGCCGACGTGCGCCGCCAGCGTGCCACCCGCCGCAAAGCCCGCCAGCAGGGCAGCCTGCCCACTTTCGCCCTGGTGGGCTACACCAACACCGGCAAATCCAGTTTGTTCAACCGCCTCACCAAAGCCGACGTGTTGGCCAAAGACCAGCTCTTCGCCACGCTCGACACCACCGCCCGCCGCCTGTATCTCGACCGTGAGCACAGCATCATCCTTACCGACACCGTCGGCTTCGTGCGCGACCTGCCGCACCGCCTGGTGGCCGCCTTTTCCGCCACGCTGGAAGAAACCGCCCAAGCCGACGTATTGCTCCATGTGGCCGACGTTTCCCAGCCCGACTACGAGCAGCGCATGGAAGACGTCAACCGCGTGTTAGCCGAAATCGGCGCCGCCGATGTGCCACAGCTCTTGCTGTATAACAAAATCGACCTCCTGCCCGCCGAGCAGCAACAGCCCGGCATCCTGCGCAGCAAAAGCGGCCAAATCGCCGCCGTGCGCCTCTCTGTTACCCAAAGCCTGGGTTTAGAAGACTTGCGCCAGGCATTGATTGAGTGGGCGGATACGCATAGCAAGGCATCAGGCGGCAAAGAGGCTAGCTGAAACGGCTATAGCCGGAACGCTTTACTTTCTACGGCGTTGGCTTGCCTTTCCTCGGTTTGCTAGCGCGGGCTGAGGCGTATTACCCATGCGGTTTTTCCCAATTATTTATTGGTTGGAAAGGCTACCTGAAAGCGAAGCTAAAAATTTCAGGTAGCCTTTTTGATTTGAATTGCCCGGTGCTTACACATGGTGGATTCCAACGCGGAAAGGCTACCTGAAAAACCAAAAGCCGGGCATGAGCCCGGCCGGTTTAATTGATCAAAACCGTTTTCAGGTAGCCTCTGTCCGCTAAACCAGCTGCTCGCCCCAATGCAGTTTCTGGCGCAGGGTTTTGTAGTATTGGTAGTTGGTGGGGTGCAGCACGCGCAGGGTGTTGCGGTAGCGGCGGATGGTGAGGCGGTTCATGCTGTGCAGGTCGAGGTGGGATTGGCCGTCGAAATGCACGCGGGCGTTGTCGGCTTTGGTGATGAGGATTTCGATTTCGCAGCTGTCGGGCACCACAATGGGGCGGTTGGTCATGGATTGCGGGCAGATGGGCACGAGGGTGAGGGCGCGCAGGGTGGATTGCAGAATCGGCCCGCCGGCGGCCAGGGCGTAGGCGGTGGAACCGGTGGGGGTGGACACAATCAGCCCGTCGGAGCGTTGGGTATAGACAAACTCTTGGTTGATAAACACTTCAAATTCAATCATCTGCCCCAATCCGCCACGATTGATGACTACTTCGTTGAGGGCCAGCGCGGTGCAGTCGGATTCGTCGTGGCGCTGCGTGGTGCATTCGAGCATGATGCGCTCTTCGGGCAGGTATTGGCCGGCGAGCATGCGCGAAATGTCGGCAATCATGTTTTGGCGCGGCACTTGGGTGAGGAAGCCTAAATGCCCCAAATGTACGCCCATGATGGGGATGCGGTAGGGTGCGAGCTGGCGGGCTACGGATAAAAAGGTGCCGTCGCCGCCGAGCACCAGCACCAGATCGCAGCAGGTGCCCATGTTTTCTTTGGCCACCCGGCGGCAGCGTTCGGCCAGCGGGTTGGCAAGCAAAACATTGCTGCATTCTTCGTCTAGCAGCACTTCGAGCCCGTTTCCCAGAAAGAAGGCCACCAGCTCGCTCAGGGTTTCGCCCAAGTGCGGGGTGTTAGGGCGGGTAACGATGCCGATGCGGTGAAATTGGCTGTGTTTCATGGGTGAAATGGGGAAATTTACGTTAGGCCGAACTCTACCTGATTTTCAGGTAGCCTGAAAGGCGGGAGCGGGGCAGGGCGGGTCAGCGCTGTAGCATTCTTATTTTAGTTCACTATATTTTGTTTTCTAATCATGCGGCTGATAGAATGCCGCGCCGTGTGGCTTGATGTTTCAGGTAGCCTTTTGTGTGGTCACAGGCTGCCTGAAATCTAAAGCCGGAAAATCCATTTCTTTTTCAGGTAGCCTCATGCCGCAATCCACTCCGCCGCCGGCACTCGCCTTGCTCGGTCCCACCGCCGCCGGCAAAACCGCGCTCGCGCTTGCCTTGGCCGAAAAGCTGCCGCTGGAAATCGTCAGCCTCGATTCCGCACTAATTTACCGCGGCATGGACATCGGCACCGCCAAGCCCACTCCTGCCGAGCGCGCTGCCGTGCCGCATCATCTCATCGATATCATCAACCCGCCGCAAAGCTACAGCGTGGCCGATTTTTTGAACGATTGTTTGCGCCTGTGCCGTGAAATCCATGCGCGCGGCCGCCTACCGCTGATTGTGGGCGGCACCATGATGTACTACCACGCCCTCGTTAACGGCCTCAACAGCCTGCCCGCCGCCAATCCTGAAATCCGCCGCCAACTGCAAGAGCAAAAACAGCAACACGGCCTGCCACACCTGTATGCCCAACTGCAACAGGCCGACCCCGCCACCGCCGCCCGCCTCAATCCCGGCGACAGCCAGCGCATCGAACGCGCATTGGAAGTGTGGCTGCTCACCGGCCGGCCGCTCAGCCAACACTTCGCCGAACAGCCAAGCACCGCGCCGATGCTCTCCCTGCGCAGCATCGCCTTGATTCCGGCGCAGCGCGAACGGCTGCACCACAATATCGAACAGCGCTTCCACGCCATGTTGGAGCAAGGCTTTCTTGATGAAGTAGGCCGATTGCAAGTGCAATATCCTGAGCTCAATCCCGACTACCCCGCCGTACGCTGCGTGGGCTACCGCCAAGCTTGGGCACATCTGCAAGGCAAAACCGACCGTAATACTTTCATTGCCCAGGGTATTGCCGCCACCCGCCAGCTTGCCAAGCGCCAGCTCACCTGGCTGCGCAAACTGCCCGCCGATTTGGTGATCGACCCGTTTTCAGGTAGCCTCCGGCAACACAGCCAAACCCTTCATTCTTTTTGCCAACAACACTTCGCATGAGCACTCCCGCCCCGCCTCTTTCCGCCGCCGTTTCGCCGCCCTGTGTTAAGAAGCCTTGCTGTTGGTCGAAACTGCTGTAGCGCTGATTATCCTTGCCGTGTGGGGCTATTTCCGTCTCTGCCGGCACAGCTTGCGCGGGCAAACTCTGCCGATGAAAGTGTGGCGGCTACAGCTGTAAACCCCTGCCGGCAGCCGCCCCAGCCTGCGCCAGCTGCGCCTGCACTTCATCTGGGCTACTGTGCTGCTTCTGTCGCTTGCCTCATTCGGCATCCTACGCCAACCCCCCCTACCACCCCAAACCATGGCCGGCATGGTGTTGGCATGGTGGATACTGCCTATCGGCTTCGCCATCATACACTCTTTCCGACAATTTTTTACGACTACCTTGGCGGCACGGTTTTAACGGAGAAAGTGGCGGAAAGGAAGTAGTATTAGCTGCCGTACAAGGTGCTACCTGAAAGAGTAGTTTTGGCTAAACTTTTCATACATATTGCATTGGTTTGCCTTGCCGCACTCCTGTGTTGTCTTCGGCTTGACACTTATAATATGAAGAATAATTGCTTTAGTTATATCAATTATTAAGGTATGGAGATAAACGAAAAAACAGCCCGGAAAATCGGGCGACAATGAGACTTGAATTGGTGATTTAATTCATTGTTTATAAGATATTTTATTTTCATGTTGTGTTGATATACCCCCAAATATACCCCCATTTTGCACAAGTCAAAATCTTTCCCCTGTCGCGCGTGAGGCCGCTCGAAATTCCGAAGGTGCAAATTCTGCATATTGGGATTGCATGGGATTGATGTTTCAAATGGGGCTTTCATGGGGTTATTTTGCAAATGCGGTTCGGTTCGGGGGCAGGGCTCATGTTGCCGCTCCCTGAAATTTCCCGCCTTGGATTTCCCCATAAATCTAACTTGAAGCCGCTCTTGCTGCCTGCGCAAAGTCTTTAAACGCTCAGTAGGCCGTCTAGGATGCTCTAGGATTGCGTTTGTGTTGTCTGGTAGTTGGGATAGCCTGAATGGTGTAAATCGCGTTAAAACGCAAAATAGGGCATTCCACACGCTTACCTAGTTTTTGGTATGCGCTGACTTGCCTTCCTGCTTCCGGTGGGCAGGGGCGGTCGGTTGGTTTGGCAGGCGGCCACGGCAAGATTACGGCAAGGCTTGGAAACGGGGCTTCCCTTTTTTATATCTTTCAGAAACCCCAGGCGTAAGGATTTCCCACGGTCATGCGAAAACGCACGCCGAAGGTTTGCCGTGCCGTTGCCGGCATGTAATGGCTTGATGTGTAGAGAAGCCCCAAAGTTGGGGGCTGGTGTCGGGCGGCTCAGCAAGCAGGGCTTGGGGGTGGGACTGCCCCGCTTCAGGTAACCCGGAGCGGCTGCTCCCGTTCAGTCGGCCTGCAGGTGTCGGCAGGGGTAGGGCCCATGCAGGGCGGATAGTCTGCAAGGGATGGGGTGACAGAGGATGGCCGCCGTGTGTTTTTCCGCTCCCAAGTTTTCAGGTAGCCCGAAATTTTCCGCCGTGTGCCGCCCGTATGTTTCTGCCTATATTTTGTGCAAGAGGGTGAAAGAAAAAATGGGGGTATATATGGCTTATATATAGGACTTCAGAAATTGAAGTAACTCGGAGGCCAAAAATGGCCTGACTACTTCAGTTTTTGAAGTAATTGCCCATTTTTTAGGCAAGCGTTACTTCAGAAATTGAAGTAATGGCGGCTTAATTACTTCAGTTTTTGAAGTACAAGAATTAATTTTGTTTGAATGAATTTGTTACTGTATAACACAAAGCGCCTCCTGTTCCCTAGGTATGGCAATCGGGGTCTTGCCCCTGCTCCGGTTGCTGAAAACTTGTCAAAACTTGTCATCTTCCGGCTTGCCTGGTGCAGCAGGTTCACTACCTAGTGCAGGTGGTTCACTAGGTGGTGCATTTGGTTCACCGGCTCCGCCCGAATCAGCGGCGGGAAACCTAACAAAACCCTACATTGCCACACGGGCAAAACCTCATAAAACCTCACTCCGAAGTTCGGAAATAAATCCGGCTCTCGGATTTCAATCCGAACTACCGGGGAATGCAAAACACCAGCGCGGCGGCTGGTGTCTGGTTTTTCAGGTAGCCTTATCTCGGTTGCGTTGAACCATGCTTCGCGGTTGGCGTGGATGGGCAGGCCTTGATAATCCAGTTTGATGATATTCATGCCTTACCCTCCTGCCTTAGCCAGTAGCGGCCACGTTTCACGGTTTGGCCGAACTGGTTTCTTGTCCGTTCCATGATGCAGACGATGTTATGCCCCGCCTGCCGTAGTTCGCAAATGCGGGCGTTGTAGCCCATGATGCCCATTTGGTGCATATCGTAGGCGGTAAGGCTCTGCCCGCTCTGCAGGGCGGAGAGGATGCGCTGGTTTTGCGTAGGGATGGTAGAATGGCGGGTAGTGGTAATTCCCTTTGTTTGGCCGTTCGGATGCTTGGCGTTCGGGCGGTTTTTGTTTTGCATGGCTCGTCCTCCTTAGCGGTTTTCGGCCAGCTTGCAGATGTAGCCGTCAATCTCTGATTGCAGCCAGCCGGTGGTATTGGCAGAAATCTTGAAGGGTTTGGGAAAGTCGGGGCGGTATAGCCGGTGCTTAGGGTTGTTCCAGTTCCAAAGGGTGGAGAGGGAAACGCCGAACAGGGCAGCGGCTTGTTTGGGGCGGATGATGCTTTGTTGCATGGTTTGATACCTCGTTAGCTGTTGTTGGATAACGGGGCAAAGAATAAGCCGCCTCGTGGGCGGCTTGTCCTAATTAGGTTCGGCTCAATCCTAATTAGGTTTATCTTGAAAGGCGTTCCATGCCTCGGCTGATATATTTGCTGATGGTATCTGTACTGGGTGGCTTGCCTAGTTTGTCTGCTTGCCTCTCCCATTCTTGACGTATGGTTTCGGCTGCTTCGTATGGTTTGCCACAATCGGTTTTTGTGTACATGCAGGCAAGGGCGGCGATGATTTCTGCCTGCGTGTTTTCGGCTCTTCGTTGTTGCGGGGTGCTTGCAGGCGTAGATTCTGCCGGCTTTGTCTCTTTATGGTCGGGTTGGGTAGTTTGAATTTCAGGTTTGCTCCCTTCCCAAGCCTGAAAATATTTCAATCCGCATGTATTTTTCAAAAAATCAACTACGGCTTTTTTCTCTAGATAAGTATCTAAATATTTATTAGGCACTACAAAAGTCGGGTCATCTCCCCAAACGCCATCATCAAGACAACCATAGATAACTACAAATTCAAGAAAACACAATAACGGTTTTTTATAATCAACCTGTTCGTATCTCCCTGATACGTTTTTAATAAAACATATTTCATCTACTCGTCTGAATGGTATGTCGTCAATATGGCTTTCCTCATATTTTTGCAAAAGAAATTTTGCCGTCTCTTTAAGGCTCGGATTGTCGCTATCTAGGCTCTGAACTAGCAAGATAACATCTGTTATCAGGATATATTTATCATCATCTTTGTAGATTTCAGAAATAAATCCCATATCAAATATCCTCAAATTATTTTCAGGTGGTCTGAAGCAGGTTCAAGCGGTCAATCTTCTGCAAAATCCACGGGCGGGCGTTGCGCTTTGCTGCGAGGGGGAATTTCAAGTTCTATATCGGTGGCGGTATCGGGATAGTTCAGGCTTTGCAGCGCCTCTAGTGCGTTGCCTGTGATGATGGCTGGCATGGTGTTCTCCTTTTGTTCGTTTGTAGCCCTGTTCGTTCAGGATGCTGCTTGCCAAACTGCGGAAGCCGTGCGGTGTGGCAATGCCCTTATAGCCCATGCCGTTCATGATTTTGCCTAGGGTGTTTTCGCTGATATGGCCGTTTTGTTTGGTACGGCTGGGGAATAGATAGGAGGTATTGCCGGTTAAGTCTTGCAGCTCCCGCAACAGCTCTAGCGCCCAATCGGAAAGCGGCACGGTATGGCTGCGTTTCATCTTCATGCGCTCGGCAGGAATAATCCATTGCGCTGCGGCAAAATCCACTTCTGCCCATTGTCCGCCGCGTAGTTCGGTATTACGTACAAACACCAGCATCAGCAGCAATAGGGCGATTTTATTTGCCGGTTCAATCTCGGCCAGTATCAGGCGGCAGTAAAACTCCATCAGTTCTTCACGCGGCAGGGCTGCTCGGTTTTTGGGCGGTTGCTTGGCAATGTATTTGCGCAATGCACGGGCGGGGTTGCGGTCGGTTACTTCCAGCATGGCCGCATAATCGAAAACTGCGCCTATCCATTCCCTTACTTTTTCGGCGGTGTTGCTCACGCCCCGCGCTGTGATGCGGTCTAAGACTTGTTTGATTTGCCCTACCGTGATGCTGTCTATCGGTATTTCTCCAATCAGCGGGAAAACGTCGGTTTCAAAATAACGCATGATGCGCTCTGCATGGTTTGGCTTCCAGCGGTGCAGATTGTCGGCGTGCCAGCGGCGGGCAAGGGCTTCAAAGGTATTTAGGGCGGCGGCTTTTCGCTCTTGTTTTTCCTGTTGCTTGGCGGCAGCGGGGTCTTGCCCGCCTGACAGCAGACGGTGGGCGTTTTCGGCAGCTTGCCGGGCTTCGGATAGGGAAACGGCAGGATACTTGCCGATAGTCAGCGTTTTTTCTTTACCGTCGATACGGTATTTCCAGCGGAAGATTTTACCGCCTGCCGGGGTAACTTCCAGATACAGGCGGCCGCCGTCAAATAGCTTGGCTTTCTTTCCTGTGCCGGTAGGTTTCGCGTTCTTGATTTGGCGGTCGTTCAGGGGCATTCTGGGGGTATATTTTTGAGGGTATTTTCTGGATGCCCCCAATCATACCCCCACAAAAGGGGCAATTCAATTAGACGGCATTAGACGGGATTAGCTGAATAGGGAAGGGGAAAGGATAGACTGAATCAGCCTGAAATCCTTGCCTGTATTGAATTTGGCTAATTGCATTGGATGGCGTTAGACGTAAAAAAACAGCCCGAAAAATTGGGCTGTTTTGTGAAGATGGTGCCGACAATGAGACTTGAACTCATACGACCTACGGTCACTACCCCCTCAAGATAGCGTGTCTACCAATTCCACCATGTCGGCTGAAAAATCAGAATTTGTTTTTACTCCGGAATAACCGGTTTGCTGGCTGCTGCTGGTTGCGAAGCGGCTGGAGCGTGCTGCTGTGCTGCAGCAGGTGCATCCAACCCCAGTTTGTTACCGCTGCCCTGCTTGGAGGAAATGATGCTGAGTGCCAAACAGCAGCAGAAAAATACAGTAGCGGCGATAGCAGTGCTGCGGCTGAGGAAGTTGGCGCTGCCGGCAGAACCGAATACGCCTTGCGCGCTGCCGGTGCCAAAAGCCGCACCAGCATCAGCACCCTTGCCCTGCTGCATCAGCACTAAGCCGATGACAGCAATCGAGGCAAAGCCACCAATAATCATAATAAGGGTTTTAAAAGCTTCCATGTTTGTTTCGCTATTTATTGCTTTGCTGCGGCTTGAACGATGGCGGCAAAACTGTCGGCCTGCAAGGATGCGCCGCCGACTAAGGCACCGTCTACATTAGGCAGGGTCAGGATGGTTTGTGCGTTTTGTGCATTGACACTGCCGCCGTAAAGAGCGCGAATACTAGCACTCTTGTTGGCGAAAGACAAGAGTTCCGTGTAAATAAAAGCGTGCATATCGGCAATTTGTTCGGCAGAGGCCATCTGGCCGGTACCGATAGCCCACACCGGCTCGTAGGCAACGGCAATATGGGGCATGGCTTTGCCGCGCAGTACAGAGAGTTGCCCGGCCACTACAGCCTGCTCCTGGGCGGCTTGGCGTTGGGCTAGAGTTTCGCCCACGCACAGAATCGGAGTAAGACCGGTGGCTAAGGCGTTGTCTAGTTTGGCAGAGAGGAATTCGTTGTTTTCGCCGAAATACTGGCGGCGTTCAGAGTGGCCGAGCAGAACGAATTGTGCGCCAAGGTCGGCCAGCATGGCGGCAGAGGTTTCGCCGGTAAATGCGCCATCTTTATCGAAGCGGCTGACGTCTTGTGCGCCCACTGGTAGGGTGGAGGCGGCTTGTTTGAAGTCGAGCAGATAGGGCAGGGGGACGGCAATGCCAGTGCTAACGTTTTCAGGTAGCCTTTGTGCCGTCCAAGCTTGGGCAAATGCCGCTGTTGATCTGCGGCGGCCGTTCATTTTCCAGTTGCCGATAATCCAGGGTTGTTGCCAATTCATGCTGTACCGTCCTTTCGGTTGCGGGATGGTTGGGGCTTATTCTGCGTGGTTGGTCGCAGTTTGGGGTTGCTCTGCTGCAGTAGTCAGGCGTGCCATTTGGGTGGCGATACCTCGTTCGATTTTGGCCATGGAGCCGGATTCAACTTCGTGGTAGGCCTCGAGTAGAGCGTATTTGAAGGCTTCTACGTCTGCGCCGCCGTGGCTTTTGATCACGATGCCGCGCAGGCCGAGGAAGATGGCGCCGTTAAACTTGCGCGGGTCGAGGCGGTTTTTGAAGCCGCGCAGGGTGGGCAGTGCCAGCAGGGCAGCCAGTTTGTTTAGCCAGTTGCGGCTGAATTCTTCGCGGATAATGCTGCCGATAAATTTAACCGCACCTTCAATGGCTTTCAGTACGGCGTTGCCAGTAAAGCCGTCAGCCACGACAACATCGATTTCGCCACTGAACACAGCGTTGCCTTCCACGTTGCCAACAAAATTCAGCGGGCTTTGTTGCAACAGGTGGTGTGCTTCTTTAATCACGCTACCGCCTTTGATGTCTTCAGTACCGACATTAAGCAGGCCGATACGCGGTTGGCTGTTGCGCGGATACATGGCGCCGAACAGTTCGCCGCCCATCACGGCAAATTGCAACAGCTGGGCGGCGGAGCAATCCACGTTGGCGCCCAAATCCAGCATCAGGGCGAGGCCGCCGCCTTTAGAGGGCATGAATTTGGCAATTG from Eikenella exigua encodes the following:
- the tpiA gene encoding triose-phosphate isomerase encodes the protein MNWQQPWIIGNWKMNGRRRSTAAFAQAWTAQRLPENVSTGIAVPLPYLLDFKQAASTLPVGAQDVSRFDKDGAFTGETSAAMLADLGAQFVLLGHSERRQYFGENNEFLSAKLDNALATGLTPILCVGETLAQRQAAQEQAVVAGQLSVLRGKAMPHIAVAYEPVWAIGTGQMASAEQIADMHAFIYTELLSFANKSASIRALYGGSVNAQNAQTILTLPNVDGALVGGASLQADSFAAIVQAAAKQ
- the plsX gene encoding phosphate acyltransferase PlsX — encoded protein: MITLAIDAMGGDAGLTVTIPAALAFLQEKTDVKLILVGNEEAVRSILSEHASHERLQIIHASEVVGMDEAPQSALKNKKDSSMRVAISQVKAGVAQAAVSAGNTGALMATARFVLKTLPGIDRPAIAKFMPSKGGGLALMLDLGANVDCSAAQLLQFAVMGGELFGAMYPRNSQPRIGLLNVGTEDIKGGSVIKEAHHLLQQSPLNFVGNVEGNAVFSGEIDVVVADGFTGNAVLKAIEGAVKFIGSIIREEFSRNWLNKLAALLALPTLRGFKNRLDPRKFNGAIFLGLRGIVIKSHGGADVEAFKYALLEAYHEVESGSMAKIERGIATQMARLTTAAEQPQTATNHAE